Genomic DNA from Paenibacillus borealis:
CCGGCAGGCGAACAGTACGGCAGCCTGACGCTGCAAGTTCTGATGGAGGAAGCAGTTGCCGTACACGTGTCACCCGTAGTGAATGCAGCAGGGGACGGCTGGGATCTGGCGGTCACGATCGACAACCAGAATGCAGCCGAAACGATGAGCGGAGGAACGGTTACCGTGCTGGAGCCATCTGATATGGCCGGAGCGGCTACCTTTGCGCCTATTGCGCCTCATTCAAGCACAACTCTTGCTATTCCGGCACCGTCCCTAAGCAAGGATACCCCATTATCTGTCAAGCTCAAGGTGGACCGGGACGACGGGTTCTCGCAGCTCATCGAACGGAATATCAGCGCTCTGACGGCAGTCAAGTCGAACAATACCATTGTAATCGATGGGGTTATCAACGCTGCAGAGTGGAGTAATGCGGAATCCTTCGCACTTGACCAGGCCTCACAGGTCCGGCTCATGACCGACTGGGGAGGGACTGGAGATCTGAGCGCCACCGCCTACACCAAGTGGGACGCGGAGCAGCTGTACCTGGCTGTTCAGGTGACGGATAATACCCATTTCAACAATAACCCGCCGGGCGACGCCTGGAAGGGGGATTCCATCCAGTTCGCGATTGATCCGGGGCGTTCTATCGAGCCGGGCAAACTGGGCTGGAGCGAGAACATCGTCGCCTTGAACCCGGAGACTAATGCGGTCATGAAAAGAGGCGGCATCGGCGGTAATAATCTGCAGAATTCATCTGTTGCGATCCACCGGGAAGGAACTCAAACCGTCTATGAGCTGGAAGTTAAATGGCAGGATATCCTTCCGGCGGGAATGACGCCGTCTGCCACGGACGCCATCGGGTTCTCTCTGCTTGTCAATGATAATGACGGAACAGGCAGACGCGGATGGATGGAGTATATGAGCGGAATCGGCTTCTCCAAGAATCCGAATCTCTTCGGTGACCTGATCCTGACCGATCGGACGAAGCTTGGAGCAGACCTGCCCGGGCCGGCGTCGATTACGGTCAGTCAGGCAGAAGTGATCTTGCCCGTCGGGGGTACAGCTTCTGTAACGACTGTAGTCTATGATGAGAATAATGCGGTCATGAGCGGTGTCCAGGTCGCCTGGTCGAGCAGCAACCCCGCGGTTGCCGCAGTCGATGCGGCGGGGACGATTACAGGGGTGTCCGCAGGCACGTCCGTCGTGCAGGCCACTTATGAGGGCTTAGTCTCAGACGTCGCCGTGACGGTTCAAGAAGTCACCCTGATCTCCGATGGTTTCAGCGGAAGCAACGGGAATGGGATATCCGGAAGAACACCGGACACGGCTAATCTTCCCGGAGGGACTTGGTCGCTGGCAAGCTTTCCTTCGAACGGAAATTTCTCCGCCTTTGTGAATAGCGGCCAGGGAAATCCGTTGCCGCAAGCACAGATCAATGCGGCAGGGAATTCACGCGGCGCCATTGCCATTCCGCTCACCGGCTCCGGCAGCGATCACAAGCCGGCGAGAATGCGCATCGAGGCGGATCTCTCCTTCCCGGTGAAAGCTACCGAGCATGTGGGACTCGGATTCTACGCTGCTCTTCCTTCCCAGAGCAGCGGTGAGACTGCCGAGACCTATTTCACAGGCCTCAGCATCGATAACCGGACGGGAGCTATTACACTTAAGGTGAACGGTCAAACCATAGGTTCAGAGATTGCATATACCGGTACATGGAATCCTGAGAGCAGTTTTCTGCATCTAGCCTATACGGTTGATACCTCAACGGGTGAGATCTCCGGCATAACCTTTACGGGCAGCACAAGCAATTATAGCTTCACGACAGACGGATTCACCGGGAACGCTACTGCTTATGCCGTCGTCCTGATCGGCTCTACTTCCCAGCGGGATCATCGTGTTTATCTGGATAATTTCAAGATTAGCGGTATATAGAACCAAGCAGGCAACAGCGGTGCGGGGAGTGATCTCCGTACCGTTGTTTGGTATGCCGTTTGAATTTTCATAGCGAGGAAGTACAGATATTCCATTCCCGCTTATAGCGAAACTCTATACAATTACGCTGAGTCTATCGAAGAAACGACAAGGGGAGTGCCTCGATGAATAACATTGTACATGTCATATCCCATACCCATTGGGACCGGGAATGGTATATGCCGTTTGAGAAGCATCACGTGAGACTGGTCACTTTGATGGATGAATTGCTGGACGTGCTGGAACGGGACGCGGAATTCCGCAGCTTCCATCTCGACGGCCAGACGATCATCCTGGACGATTATTTACAAGTGCGTCCTGACCGCAGGGAAGAGCTTGAGCAGCGTATAAGAGAGGGCCGCATCCTGATCGGCCCCTGGTATATCCTGCAGGATGAGTTCCTGACCAGTCCGGAAGCCAACGTGCGGAACCTGCTGGCCGGCTGGCAGGCCGCGAAGCCCTATGGCCGCTGGACACGGGTTGGTTATTTCCCGGACTCCTTCGGGAATATCGGACAGGCGCCGCAGCTGATCGCGCAAGCGGGCATGACAGCGGCGGTATTCGGTAGAGGGGTGAAGCCGACAGGCTTCAATAATTACGTCCGGCAATCGGACAGCTACGAATCGCCTTATTCCGAGATGTACTGGGAGTCACCTGACGGCACGAAAGTCCTGGGCATCTTATTTGCAAATTGGTACAACAACGGGATGGAGATACCGGTACGGGACGAAGAGGCGACGGCCTATTGGGACGAACGTATAGCAGCGGCCGGGCAGTTTGCCTCGACACCTCACCTGCTGCTAATGAACGGCTGTGACCATCAGCCGGTCCAGGCCGATTTGTCCGCAGCGCTTGCGGCCGCACGTCGGCTATATCCGGATGCCAGGTTTGTACACTCCAACTTCGAGACCTATATCGAACAAGTCCGGGCTGCCGCACCGGAGAAGCTTAACGTCATCCATGGAGAACTGCGCAGCTTGCGCAGTGACGGCTGGTATACACTCGTCAATACGGCTTCAAGCCGGATTAATCTGAAGCGGCAGAACGCCCTGGGCCAATTAGAGCTGGAGCGGGTCGCAGAGCCGCTCGCAGCCTTCGCTTTCCTGCAGGAGGTTGCATATCCGCACCACTTGCTTGCTTATGCCTGGAAGACGCTGATGCAGAATCATCCTCACGATAGCATCTGCGGCTGCAGCATTGATGAGGTTCACCGGGAGATGGTAACACGGTTCGACAAAAGCTTCCAGGTGGCCGAATCGATCGCCCTGGACAGCGCGGAGGCGCTGGCGGGCAAGGTGGATACCTCTTGCTTCGCTGCCTACGGTAACGCCTTGCCGTTCATCGTATTCAACACGACCGGCTGGCCCAAGCACGGTGTCGTCACGGTTGAACTGGAGACCCAGCGGTTGTATCTGGCTGAAGGCAAGCCGGCTGAGCTGAAGCAAAGACTCAGCAGCCTGCCCTTCCGGCCGGGATACGTCATTACGGATTCGGGCGGGAGCCTTGAAGCGCAGGTGGAGGACCTCGGCGTCCGCTTCGGCTACAAGCTGCCGGAGGACCGGTTCCGCGAGCCTTATTACGCCCGTATCATCCGCTTGACCTTCTTCGCCGGTCAAATTCCGGCTCTCGGATACCGGACATTCGCCTGGGCAACGGGTACGCCTCCTGCTGCATCTTTCACCCCGTCTCCGCTTGTTACAGGTCCGCGATCAATGGAGAATGAATGGATTCGTGTGGATATTGCAGATAACGGAACGTTCACTATGCTGGATAAGGCGTCGCAGACAAACTATTCCGGATTAGGCTATTTCGAGGATACGGGCGATATCGGCAATGAATACGTATACGCCGCACCGCAAGGACATTCTGCGCTGACGACAGAAGACAGCCCGATGTCTTCCTGCGAACTGGTGGAGAACTGGGCCGGAGCAGCCACGTTCGAGATCGTTCACCGGTGGGCTATTCCGGCAGAAGCGGATTCGATGCTGCAGGAAGAAACCGATGCGATGGTTCCCTTCATGGAGCGGCAAGCACAGCGCGGCAAGCGTGAGGTTCCGCTCATCCTCAGGATGAAGGTGACGCTGGAGCGGGGAGCGAGAAGCTTAAAGCTATCGGTCCATTACGACAACCAGGCGAAGGATCACCGGCTGCGTATCTGCTTCCCGGCCGGCATTCAGGAGGACAGCCATTACGCGGAATCGGTCTTCGAGATTGCGGAGCGCAGTAATGCTCCTTACTCCGAATGGGTCAATCCGAGCTACTGCCATCATCAGCAATCGTTCTGCGGCATGGATTCCGGGGAGGCCGGTCTGATGGCGGCAGGCCTCGGGCTGCACGAGTATGAAGTGCTGCAGGACGGCCGTAACACACTTGCCGTCACGCTGCTCCGGGCTGTGGGGGAATTAGGGGACTGGGGCGTGTTCCGCACGCCGGAGGCGCAGTGCCTGGGAGAGCATACGGCCCAGCTCAGCCTCATTCCGTATTCGGGTAAGCCGTTCCGGACTGAAGCGGCGGTGGAAGCCTATCGCCGGTCGGTCCCCTTTACGGTAAGTCCAACCGGGTTGAAATCCGGAGAACTTCCCCCTACCCATTCTTGGCTGCAATGGGAGGGAGACGGACTGTTACTGACATCGGTCAAGGTTTCGGAAGAAACCGGCGATCTCGTCGTCCGCTGGTTCAATGCCACAAAGCAGCCTGCGTTCTTAACGCTGGATGCACCTTCCGGGGCCGGGGGCGTATGGAACAAAAGCAACATTATGGAGGAACGGCTGCATCGGCTGACCCCAGGGCAGGATGGACGGGTTCAGTTACCGGTCCGGTCTGCCGAGATTGTGACGGTGGTTTATGTGAGGACCGGACAGGGAGAACTCCCTTTAGAGTAATAATCGGATTATAATGAATTATGGAAAAAATTATGATCTGGGGGCGATGGCCATACTCTCGTTAATCCAATCCGTCACAAAGGGGATTATGGCTGTATTCGCCTATATTTCACGCTCTCTTTTCCGCAAAATGCTGCTTGCCTTATTCGCCGTCATCACGGTTACGGTATCTGTGCTGGGCTTGTATACTTACGACCATACTTCCTCCGATATAAAGCAGCGCGAGATCAAGAACATGGAGTTGTTCAGCTCGCAGTCGGCCTCCAACCTGGAGACGCAGATGGCGAACATCAAAAGTACAGCCTGGAACTACTTTTCGGACCCGAGATTCCAAAGCTTCGTACAGACGTTAGGCTCCGACCCGCTGGCTTATAGTGAGTTCTCCGGCAACTTCAGCCAGTTCGTGACCGATCATTCGGCGGTGGAATTTATCGTGGTCACACAGCTGGAGGGCAACCGCCTGATCAAAGGCAATCTCAACAACACCGATGTGATCGACTTCGAGGATTTGAAGGAGATCGCGGTGGCGAATAACGGCAGAGGCGTCTGGGTCCCTTCAATAGCGTTCGACCGGCGTACAGGGGAGAAAGTAAGCACGCTGACGTTCGTACAGGCGGTAAAAAATATCAGCACTCTTACCAAGTTCCCCATCATCGGTGTCCTGATGGTCCAGCTGTCCTACGAGTATCTGAAGGAATGGCTCGCGGGACTTGGAGAGACCGAAGGCGTGGATTTCCTTCTGATGGATTCCAAGACCAAGACGGTTAAGATATCGGCTGATTCCTCCTTGCTGGGCAAGCCTGTGGAACGCCATAAGGACTCAGAAGTGCTGTATGTCTCCCAGGCCCTGGCCAAAACGTCATGGGTTCTCGTCGGGATCGTTGATGTCCACACACTGCTCAAAGAGGTAAACGGATTGGCGCGGGATACAATCTTAATCGGGATTGCCTGCCTGCTGGGGGCCATGCTGATCGCAATTCTTCTGTCCTCACGGATCCTGACCCCCCTTAAGGAGCTCAAGAAGGGGATTCTGGCCGTCGAGAAGGGCGATTACAATATTATTCTGCCTATCCGCACCAAAGATGAAACCGGTTACATCATTCACCGGTTTAATCATATGGCGGAGGAGATCAAAGCGCTTATCCTCAAAGTGTACGAAACGGACCGGGTAAGGAAAGAGGCAGAAATCAAGGCACTTCAATCGCAGATCAATCCTCATTTTCTATACAACACTCTAGGTATTATCGATAGTCTTGCTACCTTGCACGATGACGACCGGATCAGCCTGATTAGCCGTTCACTGGCGAAGATGTTCCGTTACAACATTAGCGCCGACCGGATGTCGACGATACAGCTTGAGCTTCGTCAGATCGAATTGTACCTCTACATCCAGCAGCAGCGATACGGGAACCGGTTCAAATACACAGTCGAGGTGGAGGAAACTTTATATGATATCCCCATTCCGAAGCTGTTAATGCAGCCCCTGGTTGAGAATTGCTTCGTACATGTCTTCGATAGAATGTCCGCACAGAGCGAATTGCGGATCCGGGGCTGGAGCAGGTCCGATCAACAGATCTATCTCTCGATCTGGAATAATGGCCCGCCGGTCGCTGCAGCAAGACTAGCGGAGCTGAACATGCTGCTAAGTCAAGATATCCAGCAGCGGCGTGACGAGACGCCTCCATCCTCCATCGGGCTGATGAATGTGCAGAACCGGATCAAGCTGCTGTATGGCACAGAGTATGGTCTTACGATCACCAGCGAATGGGAGAAGGGAACAGAAGTCGTTATTCTTCTAAGAAAGCTTGGAGAGGAGGAGCAATCCGATGAAGCTGCTTCTAATTGAAGATGAGCCCATCTTACGGCAAGGGATAATCCGGACGATCGAACGGATGGGGCTGCCGATTGATGAGATCGGTGAAGCCTCGAACGGACTTGAAGGCCTGCAGTGTCTTGCGGAGCTACAGCCGGACATCGTAGTTACGGATATCCGGATGCCGGAGATGAACGGGCTGGATTTCATCCGCGAGGCCAAAGAGCTGGACGGGAAGCTGCAATTCATTCTCGTCAGCGGATATGAAGAATTCGAGTTCGCCAAGAGAGGTATTCAATACGGAGTTGCCGACTATCTGCTGAAGCCGATAGAACCCGAAGAACTCCGGGCCTGCCTGATGCGGATCATGGCGAAGATTGAGCAGGACCGCCGGCATTCCTCTCTCGGCGATGAGCTCCAGCTGCTGCAGCAACGAAGCGAGGAGATCTCGCGCCAACGGCTGTTGACCAAGCTGATCCAGCAAGGAGGCGGGAGCTCCGCCATCGAGCAGGACGGAAAGCTTGCTTCAATGAATACTTTTTGCCGTGAGTTTGTAGTAGTCCTGTTCGAAGTCGTGATGCCCGGCTTGCCCTACAGCTCCTTCCTTAAGGGAGACGAAGCCCTGCTCCGGTTCGCAATCTCCAACGTCATCTCCCAGGTGCTTGAATCCAAAGGGCGGGAAGGAACGCTGTTCCGCCATTCGCTCTATGACAATGAGCTTGTCTACGTGCTCGGAGACGGCGAATCTATTGAACGGACTGCCATCAAGCGGGAGCTCGAAGAGGCCCTGACATGGATTAACGGCTATCTCAAGCTTGAGGCGACCATTGGGGTTGGCATGCCGGTGCAGAGCATCAGTCAAATCCATCAGTCCTATCAGCAAGCGAAGCAGGCCCTGCGGGACCGGATCATTCACGGGCGGAATCAAGTATATGGTCTGACCCCGGCGGCCGGCGGCAAAGGGAACGGGAGCTCGGTTCTTGCGGAAGAAGATGAACGGTTCGTATTCCGTCTCCTGAATGATGGCAATGCGGCAGCTTTGACCAAGTGGCTCGGCCCCCGCCTGGAGGCGCTCGTTCAATACGAAGAATCCAGCTTCAATCAATTAGAGAGCTTCTGCATCGATTACCATCTTCTCTACCGTAAATATCTGCTTCTAAAAACGAGTATCCCGGAATGGATCATTGGTGAGGTCGGAGATATGCTGAGCTGGCTCCACGAAGTGGAGGATTGGAAGGAGATTGAGGGCAGGCTTGCGGCAATGACGAATAATATCATCGAGCACTTGAACAGGATGAGGCATTCGTCCAATCCCGATCTGATGGATGAGATCAAGTTATATATAGACAACAACCTGCATGAACCTGTCAGTCTGCAGATGATCGCGGAGCGGTTCTATATCCATCCGAATTATTTCTCCAGACGGTTCAAAGAGAGGTTTAAGAGTAGCTTTATTACCTACATGACGGACGAACGGATTCACAAGGCTGAACAGCTCTTGAAGAGGACGGAACTGCAAATTCAGGAAATAGCCGTCCTGGTAGGCTTCCCCGATGCTGCTTACTTCAGCAGCGTGTTCCGGAAGTCGACAGGGACGACTCCGGTCCAGTATCGCTTGAATGTGCAGGCTTCCCCGGAGGAAGGCCGGTGAGGTGACAGGAGGCAGAAGAGTGCATGAAGAACCCGTGCGCTTACAGAGGAGGAGATTTTTAATTGAAGAGGGAAGGGCACGATCACTATAAGACACTAATCTGCGGCGCGACTCTCAGCGGAATCGGAGCAGCGTTAGCGGCACCGGAATCGGCTCTGGTGGTCGAGCGGTCCGCAGCGGTAGGGCAAGAGTTCATCGAGAGCTTCAACCCGGGACGGAACGGGGACGCGCCCTCGTTGTCCGGATTCGGATATTCGTTCGCTGCTGAGCTCCGGCAACGCAATTTGACGGGACCGGCTATAGCACCGGTCCACCTGCCGGGTCTTCACCCGGTCCTGTGCCGGAGACTGCTGGATGCCCGGGTCCATGTGCTGCTGCTGACGGAGATTCTGCAGATCCGGCAGCACTCCTCAGGCTTT
This window encodes:
- a CDS encoding alpha-mannosidase; this encodes MNNIVHVISHTHWDREWYMPFEKHHVRLVTLMDELLDVLERDAEFRSFHLDGQTIILDDYLQVRPDRREELEQRIREGRILIGPWYILQDEFLTSPEANVRNLLAGWQAAKPYGRWTRVGYFPDSFGNIGQAPQLIAQAGMTAAVFGRGVKPTGFNNYVRQSDSYESPYSEMYWESPDGTKVLGILFANWYNNGMEIPVRDEEATAYWDERIAAAGQFASTPHLLLMNGCDHQPVQADLSAALAAARRLYPDARFVHSNFETYIEQVRAAAPEKLNVIHGELRSLRSDGWYTLVNTASSRINLKRQNALGQLELERVAEPLAAFAFLQEVAYPHHLLAYAWKTLMQNHPHDSICGCSIDEVHREMVTRFDKSFQVAESIALDSAEALAGKVDTSCFAAYGNALPFIVFNTTGWPKHGVVTVELETQRLYLAEGKPAELKQRLSSLPFRPGYVITDSGGSLEAQVEDLGVRFGYKLPEDRFREPYYARIIRLTFFAGQIPALGYRTFAWATGTPPAASFTPSPLVTGPRSMENEWIRVDIADNGTFTMLDKASQTNYSGLGYFEDTGDIGNEYVYAAPQGHSALTTEDSPMSSCELVENWAGAATFEIVHRWAIPAEADSMLQEETDAMVPFMERQAQRGKREVPLILRMKVTLERGARSLKLSVHYDNQAKDHRLRICFPAGIQEDSHYAESVFEIAERSNAPYSEWVNPSYCHHQQSFCGMDSGEAGLMAAGLGLHEYEVLQDGRNTLAVTLLRAVGELGDWGVFRTPEAQCLGEHTAQLSLIPYSGKPFRTEAAVEAYRRSVPFTVSPTGLKSGELPPTHSWLQWEGDGLLLTSVKVSEETGDLVVRWFNATKQPAFLTLDAPSGAGGVWNKSNIMEERLHRLTPGQDGRVQLPVRSAEIVTVVYVRTGQGELPLE
- a CDS encoding sensor histidine kinase, whose translation is MNYGKNYDLGAMAILSLIQSVTKGIMAVFAYISRSLFRKMLLALFAVITVTVSVLGLYTYDHTSSDIKQREIKNMELFSSQSASNLETQMANIKSTAWNYFSDPRFQSFVQTLGSDPLAYSEFSGNFSQFVTDHSAVEFIVVTQLEGNRLIKGNLNNTDVIDFEDLKEIAVANNGRGVWVPSIAFDRRTGEKVSTLTFVQAVKNISTLTKFPIIGVLMVQLSYEYLKEWLAGLGETEGVDFLLMDSKTKTVKISADSSLLGKPVERHKDSEVLYVSQALAKTSWVLVGIVDVHTLLKEVNGLARDTILIGIACLLGAMLIAILLSSRILTPLKELKKGILAVEKGDYNIILPIRTKDETGYIIHRFNHMAEEIKALILKVYETDRVRKEAEIKALQSQINPHFLYNTLGIIDSLATLHDDDRISLISRSLAKMFRYNISADRMSTIQLELRQIELYLYIQQQRYGNRFKYTVEVEETLYDIPIPKLLMQPLVENCFVHVFDRMSAQSELRIRGWSRSDQQIYLSIWNNGPPVAAARLAELNMLLSQDIQQRRDETPPSSIGLMNVQNRIKLLYGTEYGLTITSEWEKGTEVVILLRKLGEEEQSDEAASN
- a CDS encoding response regulator; this translates as MKLLLIEDEPILRQGIIRTIERMGLPIDEIGEASNGLEGLQCLAELQPDIVVTDIRMPEMNGLDFIREAKELDGKLQFILVSGYEEFEFAKRGIQYGVADYLLKPIEPEELRACLMRIMAKIEQDRRHSSLGDELQLLQQRSEEISRQRLLTKLIQQGGGSSAIEQDGKLASMNTFCREFVVVLFEVVMPGLPYSSFLKGDEALLRFAISNVISQVLESKGREGTLFRHSLYDNELVYVLGDGESIERTAIKRELEEALTWINGYLKLEATIGVGMPVQSISQIHQSYQQAKQALRDRIIHGRNQVYGLTPAAGGKGNGSSVLAEEDERFVFRLLNDGNAAALTKWLGPRLEALVQYEESSFNQLESFCIDYHLLYRKYLLLKTSIPEWIIGEVGDMLSWLHEVEDWKEIEGRLAAMTNNIIEHLNRMRHSSNPDLMDEIKLYIDNNLHEPVSLQMIAERFYIHPNYFSRRFKERFKSSFITYMTDERIHKAEQLLKRTELQIQEIAVLVGFPDAAYFSSVFRKSTGTTPVQYRLNVQASPEEGR